The Deltaproteobacteria bacterium genome includes the window GACCGCCTTGGCGCGAACTTCGGCGTCCGGGTGGTCCAGGAACTTCTCCACCTGGGGCGCCAGCTCCTTCCGGCCCGATGCGCCCAGCGTCTCGACGATGTTGGCGAGCACGATCCCCCGCTCCTTCGGCAGTCTCTCCCACAGGGACCGGAGGACGGGAGGGGACGGGAACAGGGAGAGCGTGCGGGCGGCCGCGCCCCGGACCTGCTCCGAACCGTCGGATAGCGCCTGCAGCAGGAGCGATACCCCTTCCGCCCCCCCGATCTCCCCGGCGAAGTAGACGATGCGGATCTTCTCCTCCGGGGTCCCGGTCCGCAGCCGCTCCCGGTGCGCCTCGACCGATCGCTTCGCCCGGGTCCGGTCCATCGCGTCGGACGCCGCCTCCCGCACCGCTGGGGACGGGTCCGACAGCAACGCCTTCAACGCCTCCTCGATCCGGTCGATCATGGCCGCCATCCCCGCCTTCCTGGTATCTCCGCCGCCGCGGGCACCGCCGTCGTCCCCTTCGCGCTCCGCACTCCGTCCAGGATCGCCGCCTCGAGGGCGCGTCCCCCGAGGGCCGCCGTCTGAAGGACGTTCCCCCGCTTCCCCGAGAGGCCCGTGGCGACCGCCACGACGATGTCCCCGTCCATCGGGGTGTGGACGGGGCGGATCGCGCGGCAGAGCGCCGCGTGCGACATCCGCGCCACGCTCCGGAGCTCCTCGCGGGAGAGCGCGTCCCCGGTGGCAACGACCGCGAGGGTGGTGTTCTCCGAGGAGAACGGCTCCCTGCGGAACCCCGAACGGAACAACGCATCCGTGTCCGCCGGCGCTTCCGCGCCCTCGGCCCTCGCCCCGGCCACCCACTCCCCCGT containing:
- a CDS encoding HEAT repeat domain-containing protein, coding for MAAMIDRIEEALKALLSDPSPAVREAASDAMDRTRAKRSVEAHRERLRTGTPEEKIRIVYFAGEIGGAEGVSLLLQALSDGSEQVRGAAARTLSLFPSPPVLRSLWERLPKERGIVLANIVETLGASGRKELAPQVEKFLDHPDAEVRAKAVAAFSRLTEAGGWEKILSRAADGNEMVRAAVAGALGNWTSSRP